The following are encoded together in the Robertmurraya sp. FSL R5-0851 genome:
- a CDS encoding SDR family oxidoreductase, with product MQPLKEKIAIVTGVSRLKGIGAAICLELADAGYHLFFTYWTQYDQTMPWSVQRDEPDILKEELLKKGVKVGCMELDLTLADAPTQLLNRVCEELGEPDILINNAAYSTNNDFSNVTIEELDKHYFINIRATTLLSTTFAKRFPKKSGGRIVNLTSGQFKGPMPGELAYATTKGAIDALTITLSAEVAPLGITVNAVNPGPTDTGWMTEELKEELTPMFPFGRVGMPSDVAKTIKFLVSEEADWITGQIIHSEGGFKR from the coding sequence ATGCAGCCATTAAAAGAAAAAATTGCGATTGTTACAGGGGTAAGCCGGCTGAAAGGAATTGGTGCGGCTATTTGTTTAGAATTAGCAGATGCAGGCTATCATCTATTTTTTACATACTGGACTCAATATGATCAAACAATGCCTTGGAGTGTTCAGAGGGATGAGCCAGACATATTAAAAGAAGAGTTGCTGAAAAAAGGGGTAAAGGTGGGATGTATGGAGTTAGATTTAACACTAGCTGATGCACCCACACAGCTACTCAATCGGGTTTGTGAAGAGTTGGGTGAACCGGATATTTTAATTAATAATGCCGCCTATTCTACGAATAATGATTTTTCAAATGTAACTATTGAAGAATTAGATAAGCATTATTTTATCAACATTCGGGCAACTACATTACTTAGTACGACATTTGCTAAAAGGTTTCCAAAAAAATCAGGTGGAAGGATTGTCAATCTTACTTCAGGTCAGTTTAAAGGGCCGATGCCAGGTGAATTAGCTTATGCGACCACAAAGGGGGCTATCGATGCGCTTACGATTACACTGTCTGCAGAAGTGGCTCCTCTAGGTATTACGGTGAATGCTGTGAACCCAGGACCAACGGATACCGGCTGGATGACAGAGGAACTAAAAGAGGAGCTAACGCCGATGTTTCCTTTCGGGCGAGTAGGAATGCCAAGTGATGTGGCAAAAACGATTAAATTTCTTGTCAGTGAAGAAGCGGACTGGATCACGGGCCAGATTATTCATTCAGAAGGTGGATTTAAAAGATAA